The Paenibacillus tianjinensis genome has a window encoding:
- the dapA gene encoding 4-hydroxy-tetrahydrodipicolinate synthase, translating into MDFGRLITAMVTPFDGDGEINWEATSRLVDYLIEEQKSEALVVCGTTGESPTLTDEEKLQLFSYVLKKADGRCKIIAGTGSNSTRHSIHLTKEAEKLGVDGVLLVVPYYNKPNQEGLYQHFSAIAADTSLPCILYNVPSRTTVSMSAATTLRLAEIPNIVATKECVSVDQITLIATSCPDDFHVYSGDDSAGLATLAVGGHGIISVASHVIGAQMSEMINAFLSGDVQRAGAKHRQLFPVFKGLFECPQPLPNPAAVKYALGLRGIDVGSVRLPLVGPNEAEAAFIQALLK; encoded by the coding sequence GTGGATTTCGGTAGATTAATCACTGCGATGGTAACACCCTTTGACGGGGATGGAGAAATCAACTGGGAAGCAACTTCCCGGTTAGTGGATTATTTGATTGAAGAGCAGAAATCCGAAGCACTGGTGGTTTGCGGAACGACCGGGGAATCCCCCACCTTAACCGACGAGGAGAAGCTGCAGTTGTTCTCTTATGTTCTGAAAAAAGCAGACGGACGCTGTAAGATCATCGCCGGAACAGGCAGCAATAGCACCAGACATTCCATACATCTTACGAAGGAAGCAGAGAAACTCGGCGTAGACGGGGTGCTTCTTGTCGTTCCTTACTACAACAAACCGAATCAGGAGGGGCTGTATCAGCACTTCTCGGCAATTGCTGCGGATACTTCGCTGCCCTGTATTCTTTATAATGTTCCCAGCCGTACAACTGTTAGCATGAGCGCTGCCACAACGCTCCGGCTGGCAGAGATACCGAATATCGTTGCCACGAAGGAATGTGTATCCGTGGATCAGATTACACTGATCGCAACGTCTTGTCCTGATGATTTTCATGTGTATTCCGGTGATGATTCTGCAGGTCTGGCTACACTTGCCGTCGGCGGGCATGGTATTATCAGCGTGGCCAGCCATGTGATCGGTGCGCAAATGTCTGAGATGATTAATGCTTTTCTCTCCGGTGATGTGCAGCGCGCAGGCGCGAAGCACCGTCAGCTGTTTCCGGTGTTCAAGGGGCTTTTTGAATGTCCTCAGCCGCTGCCCAACCCTGCTGCTGTTAAATACGCCCTCGGACTGCGCGGAATTGATGTAGGCTCTGTGCGGCTACCCCTGGTGGGGCCGAATGAAGCAGAGGCCGCATTTATTCAGGCCCTGCTGAAATAG
- the dapG gene encoding aspartate kinase: MGILVQKFGGTSLSTPMAREHVIRHVKRELASGFSLVVVVSAMGRKGEPYATDTLLDWAVQNGNSLPDREKDLLMCCGEIISATTLCGLLEQEGIRSTVLTGAQAGFLTDSSYGNARILDVRTERILRELREHKVVIVTGFQGQTEAGDFTTLGRGGSDTSATALGAALRADMVDIYTDVDGILTADPRIVEDAKPLTYVSYTEICNMAYQGAKVIHPRAVEIAMQAQIPVRVRSTFSEAEGTLVTHPEGFSDVSHGIVDRFVTGIAYVSNITQISVECPDGNGTGVQLQIFKSMADSGISVDFINVTPSEALYTVNDDKSEQAIAALQELGLRPKSLSGCAKVSVIGGGINGVPGIMARIVEALSSQNIQILQSADSNTTIWVLVKKEDMVQSLRALHAKFELHR, encoded by the coding sequence ATGGGTATTTTAGTGCAAAAATTCGGCGGTACCTCACTTTCCACTCCGATGGCCAGAGAGCATGTTATCCGCCATGTCAAACGGGAACTTGCCAGCGGATTCAGCCTTGTTGTTGTAGTGTCAGCCATGGGGCGCAAAGGCGAGCCCTATGCTACGGACACCTTGCTGGACTGGGCCGTGCAGAACGGCAATTCGCTGCCGGACCGCGAGAAGGACCTTTTGATGTGCTGCGGAGAGATCATCTCTGCAACTACGCTATGCGGATTGCTGGAGCAGGAAGGCATCCGTTCCACCGTGCTGACAGGGGCTCAGGCGGGCTTTTTGACTGACAGCAGCTACGGCAATGCAAGAATTCTGGATGTGCGTACAGAACGGATTCTACGGGAACTGCGTGAGCATAAAGTAGTAATAGTAACCGGGTTTCAGGGTCAGACCGAAGCCGGGGATTTCACAACTCTGGGAAGAGGCGGCAGCGATACCTCAGCCACGGCGCTGGGAGCTGCACTTCGTGCGGATATGGTCGATATATATACCGATGTGGATGGAATTCTTACTGCTGATCCGCGGATTGTGGAAGATGCGAAGCCGCTGACCTATGTTAGTTATACAGAAATCTGTAATATGGCATACCAGGGGGCTAAGGTCATTCATCCGCGTGCCGTGGAGATTGCTATGCAGGCCCAAATTCCGGTGCGTGTGCGTTCTACGTTCTCTGAAGCAGAAGGAACATTGGTCACCCATCCTGAAGGGTTCAGTGACGTTTCCCACGGCATTGTAGACCGTTTTGTGACGGGTATCGCGTATGTAAGCAATATTACGCAAATATCCGTGGAGTGTCCTGACGGGAACGGCACGGGAGTGCAGCTGCAGATATTCAAGAGTATGGCCGACAGCGGCATCAGTGTAGATTTTATCAATGTAACACCGTCGGAAGCACTTTATACTGTGAATGACGACAAATCAGAGCAGGCGATCGCTGCGCTCCAGGAGCTTGGACTCCGGCCCAAAAGCCTGTCCGGCTGCGCCAAAGTATCGGTCATCGGCGGCGGTATTAACGGTGTGCCTGGAATCATGGCCCGGATCGTTGAAGCACTGAGCTCGCAAAATATCCAGATTCTGCAGTCGGCAGATTCGAATACCACTATTTGGGTTCTTGTGAAGAAAGAAGATATGGTGCAGTCGCTGCGTGCGCTGCATGCCAAATTTGAATTGCACCGCTGA
- a CDS encoding ribonuclease J, producing MSKKNNNDKLMIFALGGVGEIGKNMYVVQYGNDIVVVDAGLKFPEEDMLGIDIVIPDISYLTENRDKVRGIVLTHGHEDHIGGLSYVLKNLNVPVYGTRLTLGLVENKLKEANLLGETKRILINEDSEIELGTSLRVTFFRTNHSIPDSVGVCIETPEGNVVHTGDFKFDHTPVNGQFANLHRMAEIGQKGVLALMSDSTNAEKPGFTPSEKNVGIVLEDIFRKADQRVVVATFASNVHRIQQVVNAAESTGRKITVIGRSMVNVVAIASELGYLHVPDGMLIEPEEMNRMAGNRVVVLCTGSQGEPMSALTRMARSSHRKVDILPGDTVIIAATPVPGNEKYVGRTIDELFRLGANVIYSGSNSGVHVSGHGSQEELKLMLNLMKPKYFIPIHGEYRMQRRHALLAESVGVESSNIFITEIGEIVEIQGGAARRAGKVTAGNVLIDGLGVGDVGNIVLRDRKLLSQDGILVVVVTLSKQNGAIVSGPDIISRGFVYVRESEGLLDEANRIVSGTLQRLMSEKVNEWASLKTSVKDSLGRFLYEQTRRRPMILPIIMEV from the coding sequence TTGTCCAAAAAAAATAACAACGATAAATTGATGATTTTCGCTTTAGGCGGAGTCGGAGAAATCGGGAAAAACATGTATGTAGTTCAATACGGAAACGACATTGTGGTCGTGGATGCGGGATTGAAGTTCCCGGAAGAGGACATGCTCGGTATTGATATTGTTATCCCCGATATCTCGTACTTGACGGAGAACCGAGACAAAGTAAGAGGTATTGTACTCACTCATGGACACGAAGATCACATTGGCGGTCTGTCGTATGTGCTGAAGAATTTGAATGTTCCGGTGTACGGGACAAGACTTACATTGGGCCTTGTTGAGAACAAGCTCAAGGAAGCCAATCTGCTTGGCGAAACCAAGCGGATTCTGATCAATGAAGATTCTGAGATTGAACTGGGGACTTCCCTGCGGGTGACGTTCTTCAGAACCAACCACAGTATTCCTGACTCAGTCGGCGTATGCATCGAGACTCCGGAAGGCAATGTCGTTCATACAGGTGACTTCAAATTTGACCATACACCAGTCAACGGTCAATTTGCTAACCTGCACCGGATGGCTGAAATTGGGCAAAAAGGTGTACTTGCACTCATGTCCGACAGTACCAATGCCGAGAAACCGGGCTTCACACCATCAGAGAAAAATGTCGGCATCGTACTGGAGGATATTTTCCGCAAAGCCGATCAGCGCGTTGTAGTTGCTACTTTTGCATCGAACGTACACCGTATTCAGCAGGTGGTGAACGCCGCTGAATCCACCGGACGCAAGATTACGGTTATCGGACGCAGTATGGTGAATGTTGTCGCAATTGCTTCCGAGCTGGGATATTTGCACGTGCCGGACGGCATGCTGATTGAACCGGAAGAAATGAACAGAATGGCTGGCAACCGCGTGGTGGTGCTTTGCACAGGCAGCCAGGGCGAACCGATGTCGGCTCTTACCCGCATGGCACGCTCCAGTCACCGCAAGGTGGACATTCTGCCGGGCGATACTGTTATCATTGCGGCAACTCCGGTTCCGGGCAATGAGAAATATGTCGGCCGTACAATTGACGAACTGTTCCGCCTAGGCGCCAACGTCATTTATAGCGGATCCAATTCCGGTGTTCACGTATCCGGACACGGTAGCCAGGAAGAGCTCAAGCTGATGCTCAACCTGATGAAGCCGAAATACTTCATTCCGATCCACGGTGAATACCGGATGCAGCGCAGACATGCACTGCTGGCAGAATCCGTAGGGGTGGAATCGAGCAATATTTTCATAACAGAAATTGGTGAAATTGTTGAAATTCAGGGCGGAGCAGCGCGCAGAGCCGGTAAGGTTACAGCAGGCAACGTGCTGATCGACGGTCTGGGTGTAGGCGATGTAGGTAATATCGTACTGCGTGACCGTAAGCTGCTGTCTCAGGACGGTATCCTCGTGGTTGTTGTAACGCTGAGCAAGCAGAACGGAGCCATTGTCTCCGGACCGGATATCATCTCCCGCGGCTTTGTATATGTCCGTGAGTCCGAAGGGCTCCTGGATGAAGCTAACCGGATTGTTTCCGGCACGCTTCAGCGCCTGATGAGCGAGAAGGTCAATGAATGGGCTTCGCTCAAAACAAGCGTAAAAGATTCGCTCGGCCGTTTCCTGTATGAACAGACACGCCGCAGACCGATGATTTTGCCAATTATCATGGAAGTGTAA